Sequence from the Topomyia yanbarensis strain Yona2022 unplaced genomic scaffold, ASM3024719v1 HiC_scaffold_39, whole genome shotgun sequence genome:
CTTTTTAGAGATAATTCGATTAATCCAGTATAAacatttgacaaaaaaaatcttcgattttttttctcccaGCCCGGGGAGTATTGTAACCAACGGGTTTCAATTTCTCCAACTCGACCcaaattaatatgaaaatttgttttgttttatattgtttatCTATTTGAAAGTGATAATTATATAAATTTGAATTTAGCAGAATCAAGGGGCAAACTTTGATCGAAATATTTGAATTGTATAATGAATTTACTAACCTATAATTTTAAAATCTAGCTAGGTATAATACTAAACCAtgcgccaaaaaaaaaataggaaaaatagCGAAGTAATCACTCTCAAAAGAACATTGAAAGCTAGGGTATAATAACCgtcaatttaaaaataatcgcTAATTGAGTATTAGGGTGGCTACATACGAAACTCTGCGTCTACGGGATGTAGAGCCACGATCAATATAGTTGGCAGGTTTCGTTGCGTTCGGGATATGAGAGTGAGAGTTCCGGTATGGGAGAGAGAGCAAGGACTATAAAAGGAGATGAAGTGATGTGGGTAGGTCTCTTTTATTAAGTACGACACTAGTGTGACGGGAATGCGGTCCCTCGAGCGCGGTTTAAGGATTAAACCAAAAAGCTACATTCGGGCGAAATTTTAAGTgaagtgtgccattaaaaatCACCGTTGTGATATAGTGAGGCGGGAAGTTCGTGGAGTGGTGTCCTTTGGACGAAGAAAAGCGCTGCTATCAGGACCGGCAGTGAGCGTGTCGAAAAGTTAGAGGTCCTATAGCTAGACGCATGCCCGAATTAAAATATGTCGTGCGGCTTCCCCCTTAAAAAAAACCACTCTTATTAGTGCACACTGTAAATCTAGTGTCCGCTCGAGTACGCCCTGATCGTACGTCAACACACGATCCCGCATCCCGTCGATCGATCACCCCACGCGGGTGACTATACCTCATCGATCTCGCCATTACGATCGATGTGGAATACCGTTGTGAAAGAAGACACGTTGGACCCAACACTAAGAAGCCTGACTCCGCATCCTGCCCCCCCCCCTTCGTCGTCACATCAGCAACCACTACTACGGTGGTAGTCCGATCCAGCTATCCCACACTACCCGGCCATCGTGAACTCTCACCGAACGCCGACGACCCGTCACCACCACCGTTGCGACCGGCGAGTCGCTCAGTAAGGTATGTGAGTACCCCTAACATGACCTGTCTGCTCTGTCCGGACGAACAGTCTATCCGGTAGTTTCTACCCATCAAGGCGCCCACCCAACTAACGGCCGCACCATGCTAGCCAacgaaaatgaataaattgtaaTTTGTAAAGTAATGATTGCGCAAGATAAAATTTATAGAATTTAATCTAACTTAAAAATTATCTTTCAATAATAACCGTGAAATGCAGTTAAACTAGTCTTTTTACATAATCGGATCCGAAAAAGATCATTGTGAGGTCATTTTGGAGAAGGTAAGTGCCAATCTGTCGTTCTATCTCCTAGTTTGCCCAGAGAAAGAGTAGTTAGCCGGgaatcgtttattttaataaaaagagTGAAAATTGACTTCGTTTcaatatcaggaccccattccgacaatttatcaaaagacctcatgatgtttacaacaacaggttatcaatgtacgaatcagataattgtaattgtaatattgaattaaatcagtcagcatcaataaattttcaacttcaatccaatattttttttgggtgtggtgggagggtggggggggggttgtatggtgttaaaccccaaaaccgtctcgcttttcattttccaatatgtttcagatcgatccgatggttataagttagaaaaattgcagtcagaaggatcgcacaaatgaacatttttacattgataagttatcaagttccttccagacaacttggaagtgttcagtgattatttctagcggaagtagatagaaaaatgaaatacaaaattcgttttatcgaaataatgtttagcttatttcaatggattattgctatattgaacaataaataggcgacaaagagtaatccacaaacaacaagccataacttttaaagtattcaaaatagatatttgaagtcttcagtaaagttattcgcaaaagtaaaggctataaatttgctgaaggcatcatttcgatataatcacttacaagaaaatttgtgaaaatatcttactcctagggggattaatcagcaaaagcacaataccaaaagaaagggcatattgcctccattaaattctgcgaagatactattgacctaaaataagccgttttggcgttaataatagattacatgtttttggtcatatttctggcaatgggaaatgataaaaatctttcatccgcatttaatgttaaatatctcttttgataatagtccgatttcaacaatctatagcttgttcgaaaggtatttgaaTCATCAGGGAATGATCACGGATGTAATTGGGGTGGGACGGTGTATTTACGACGGTTTAGATAAAATATTTCACTTTGGTAAAAGCGCGATCGCTTATCGAAAAAACTTTATTACTCCGAAACAATATATTCCACGATGAGATATGTGTGACCGGTCTGATCGATAGGTAGAATAGAAGAGACAGATGAATCCACTATCAAAGGTGATTGGCGCTAAAGAGCGTGGGAAAAATCTACTTTGTAGTATTGCCACCAATGAATTTGATTGGGGCGCGTTCGCAATCAATTTTTAGACGGAttctaatttaaattaattaaatctaGCATGACCGGCCACCTGAAATTATCAATTTCTCTATAattctaaaaatatttcactCAATACATTTCATTGACTTTTAAACTAAtttgatgaacaaatgatgtcgTCAGCTTGGTTGAGGGTTGCGCTGACTTCTTCATCCTCGTCGAACGTATCAGGTAACGGACACACCTTGTAGGCGGGTCGCCTGTAAGTTCCGGACGGTGTTCGCAGAACCACCACTCGTGAAACGTCGTCTTTTTCAGGAAAAATTTCTTCAACTCGAGCCAATGACCACCGCGTTAGAGATAAAAGCTGGTCTTGCAGGATCACCACCTGGCCAACCTTAAGGTTGACTTTTTCTGGGTTTACGGTAGCTTGTCGTTGTAGTTCTTTCAGGTACTCGTTTCTCCAGCGGTACCAAAAGTGCTGAACTTTCTGCTGGACGAACTGGAATCGATTCAATCGATTTATCGGTACTCTCTCCAATCTGGATCAGAGATGGCTTGGAGAGAAGAACCAACAAGAAAACGCCCCGGCGTTAGGGCGTGCAGATCGTTGGGATCCTCCGATAGAGAAACAAGCGGGCGGGAATTCATACAGCTCTCTATCTGCGCTAGAATCGTCAGCAAGTCTTCGTAGAACAATACGGTGTTGCCCAATTGACGAACGAGGTGACGTTTGGCCACCTTCACGGCTGCCTCCCAGAGGCCACCGAAATTTGGGGCACGTGGGGGTATCATGTGCCATGTGATTCCCTCCGTTGCGAGACTGGTAGCGATACGGTCTATTTCGGTGTGGTTGGTAAGCATTTTATAAAGGGCATGAAGCTCGTTTTTTGCGCCTATAAAATTTGTGGCATTATCCGAAAAAAGATGTTCGGGTCGACCTCGTCTAGCAACGAAGCGTCTTAAAGCAGACATAAAGGCAGACGTGGACAAATCACCAACAAGTTCAATGTGTACAGAAACACACGAACAGAGCTATATAGGCCTTCGCTGGAGCGGTTTTACGATTAGTGGATTTAATATACACTGGGCCGCAATAATCAATACCAGTGCGAGAGAATGGGCGGCTAGGGGTAACTCGCGCATGCGGAAGCTGTCCCATAGGTTGGTTTATTGGTTGCGGATTGGCACGAACACAATTATAGCAACGACGAATTTTGCTGCGTACAGCTCGTTTCCCATTTATTGGCCAATATTCGTTTCGAACAACTACGAGCGTGAGCGCGATTCCCCCATGAAGCAGTTGAA
This genomic interval carries:
- the LOC131695359 gene encoding uncharacterized protein LOC131695359; its protein translation is MLTNHTEIDRIATSLATEGITWHMIPPRAPNFGGLWEAAVKVAKRHLVRQLGNTVLFYEDLLTILAQIESCMNSRPLVSLSEDPNDLHALTPGRFLFVQQKVQHFWYRWRNEYLKELQRQATVNPEKVNLKVGQVVILQDQLLSLTRWSLARVEEIFPEKDDVSRVVVLRTPSGTYRRPAYKVCPLPDTFDEDEEVSATLNQADDIICSSN